A window of the Bdellovibrio svalbardensis genome harbors these coding sequences:
- a CDS encoding diguanylate cyclase: MAHNDDSSDNLEKTSIVASDTFKGRLREADEVPPAILVLIGPPGYVGKQYPITANDIVIGRSVESQVYIDDKSLSRSHAKFAVNNGEVSIIDLGSTNKTIVNSQALPPLASCLLKNNDQIKTGNVIFKFLEKGSLEAITNQAMYEKSQKDALTGAHSKGALIEKGPEAVKRSEVLNEPLSIVTFDIDHFKKINDTFGHPGGDYVLKELCRIVITKLIRANDFFARYGGEEFVLILSGSNAKVAGEVGERIRHTIETSEFVFENKKIPLTISVGVATKQPHETEWSQIYDRADKALYQSKQGGRNRTTIAP, translated from the coding sequence ATGGCTCACAACGATGACAGCTCCGATAATTTAGAAAAAACCAGTATCGTCGCAAGTGATACTTTCAAGGGACGCTTGCGCGAAGCTGATGAAGTTCCACCGGCGATTCTGGTGTTGATTGGTCCTCCAGGATACGTTGGAAAACAATATCCTATCACTGCGAATGATATCGTTATCGGACGCTCGGTTGAGAGCCAAGTTTATATTGATGACAAAAGCTTGAGTCGCTCGCATGCAAAGTTTGCTGTCAACAACGGTGAAGTTTCCATCATTGATTTGGGCTCCACCAATAAGACCATCGTAAACAGTCAGGCTTTGCCACCGTTGGCATCTTGTTTGTTGAAAAATAATGATCAAATTAAAACAGGTAATGTGATTTTCAAATTCCTTGAGAAAGGAAGTTTGGAAGCGATCACGAACCAAGCGATGTACGAAAAGTCTCAGAAGGATGCTTTGACGGGCGCACATTCAAAAGGTGCCTTGATTGAAAAAGGCCCTGAGGCTGTGAAACGTTCCGAAGTGTTGAACGAGCCACTCAGTATCGTGACTTTCGATATCGATCATTTCAAAAAAATCAATGACACCTTCGGACATCCAGGTGGTGACTACGTTCTTAAAGAATTGTGCCGCATCGTGATCACGAAGTTGATTCGTGCGAATGACTTCTTTGCCCGATACGGTGGTGAAGAGTTCGTTTTGATTCTTTCGGGCTCAAACGCAAAAGTGGCTGGAGAAGTGGGTGAGCGTATTCGTCATACCATCGAAACCAGCGAGTTTGTTTTTGAGAACAAGAAGATCCCTCTTACGATTTCAGTGGGGGTCGCGACGAAGCAACCTCATGAGACCGAGTGGAGTCAGATTTACGACCGCGCTGACAAAGCTTTGTATCAATCAAAGCAAGGCGGGCGAAACCGCACCACAATTGCTCCTTAG
- a CDS encoding S1 family peptidase: MGVSQRVLGVFLGVVLGTGCAPQSHQMIGTGNSSAIIGGTAVGEQDPINISTVQLLHVDLAKDQQGHTIIKGLETCTGTILSQDIILTAGHCSSKNPRELILLFSNQVPDFKAFFQTISQNKLVRRVVAGVTAPNWQHLSGNSDENWGDLSLLRFTGGLPEGYVPATLLPANAVLAAKMPVTLAGFGETDGVKQTYATELLKVTVQIADPNFTQTEMQIDNTNGEGACHGDSGGPAYVSSKGQNYLAGVTSRADIKSDPQAVCVGKTIYTKVQPYLSWISTETQKLEANSNYGLIIAEPVQK; this comes from the coding sequence ATGGGGGTTTCACAACGAGTTCTCGGAGTGTTTTTGGGGGTGGTTTTAGGCACTGGATGTGCGCCACAAAGCCATCAAATGATTGGAACTGGAAACTCTTCCGCGATCATCGGTGGCACTGCTGTTGGGGAGCAGGATCCGATCAATATTTCCACCGTGCAGCTGCTTCATGTGGATCTCGCAAAAGATCAACAGGGTCATACCATCATTAAGGGCTTGGAAACGTGCACGGGCACAATCCTTTCTCAAGATATCATTCTGACAGCGGGTCATTGCTCTTCTAAGAATCCGCGAGAATTGATTTTGCTCTTCTCAAATCAGGTTCCAGATTTTAAAGCCTTCTTTCAAACGATCTCTCAAAATAAGCTGGTTCGTCGAGTTGTTGCCGGTGTGACAGCACCAAACTGGCAGCATCTCTCTGGCAATAGTGATGAAAACTGGGGCGATCTTTCATTGCTTCGATTTACAGGGGGACTGCCTGAGGGGTATGTGCCTGCGACATTACTTCCTGCCAATGCTGTTCTTGCTGCGAAGATGCCAGTCACTCTGGCAGGCTTTGGCGAAACCGATGGCGTGAAGCAAACTTATGCCACGGAGCTGTTGAAGGTCACTGTGCAGATCGCGGATCCCAACTTTACACAGACGGAAATGCAGATTGATAACACCAATGGTGAGGGAGCTTGTCATGGCGATTCCGGGGGGCCGGCGTATGTCAGTTCGAAAGGGCAGAACTATCTGGCGGGTGTGACCAGCCGCGCGGATATTAAGTCAGATCCTCAGGCGGTTTGTGTTGGTAAAACGATTTATACAAAAGTTCAGCCATACTTATCCTGGATCTCAACAGAGACACAGAAGCTGGAAGCAAATAGCAATTATGGTTTGATCATCGCTGAGCCTGTGCAGAAATAG
- a CDS encoding RNA polymerase sigma factor, whose product MLTDLELVEKVKSGDRRSFSELVKRHQRSLLRLSLRFVKDMDVAEDVTQEAFIKAYEKLNSFEGRASFKSWLFQIGVNTARNKLREFKRDTVDVEDVHLAVAAEAEHTLVHTAVADILQKEVDKLPMKQKTALVLRVYEDMSFNEIAEIMECPYDTAKANYRHALMKLRTTFEQQEELKNWTEEVGGFFTEMNHKFAEAEG is encoded by the coding sequence GTGCTAACAGATCTTGAACTGGTCGAAAAAGTGAAGTCTGGGGATAGACGCTCTTTTTCCGAACTCGTGAAACGACATCAGAGAAGTTTGCTGCGCTTGAGTTTGAGGTTCGTGAAAGACATGGATGTAGCGGAGGATGTAACTCAGGAAGCTTTCATTAAAGCTTACGAGAAACTGAACTCCTTTGAAGGAAGAGCATCCTTCAAAAGCTGGTTGTTCCAAATTGGCGTGAACACGGCACGCAATAAACTGCGTGAGTTTAAGCGTGACACGGTCGACGTGGAAGACGTGCACTTGGCAGTAGCTGCGGAGGCTGAACACACTCTGGTCCACACGGCGGTGGCTGACATACTTCAAAAAGAAGTAGATAAGTTGCCAATGAAACAAAAGACAGCTTTGGTACTTCGTGTGTACGAGGATATGAGCTTCAACGAGATCGCTGAGATTATGGAATGCCCGTATGACACAGCCAAAGCGAACTACCGCCACGCTTTGATGAAACTTCGCACCACTTTTGAGCAGCAAGAAGAGCTCAAAAACTGGACTGAGGAAGTTGGTGGTTTCTTTACTGAGATGAATCATAAATTTGCGGAAGCAGAAGGATAG